From the genome of Yersinia enterocolitica, one region includes:
- a CDS encoding 8-oxo-dGTP diphosphatase MutT, with translation MKHLQIAVGIIRNAQQEIFITQRAADSHMAGFWEFPGGKVEQGETAELALKRELSEEVGIVVQEAVLLNVLEHTFTDRIVTLSFYMVETWDGEPFGREGQPIRWVRQSELVAEEFPPANAAIIALLTR, from the coding sequence TTGAAACATTTACAGATAGCGGTAGGGATTATCCGCAACGCCCAGCAGGAGATTTTTATTACTCAGCGCGCTGCTGATTCTCATATGGCAGGTTTTTGGGAGTTTCCCGGTGGTAAGGTTGAGCAGGGTGAAACAGCGGAACTTGCTTTAAAACGTGAGCTGTCAGAAGAAGTAGGGATCGTGGTACAAGAGGCTGTGTTACTCAACGTCTTGGAGCATACTTTTACCGACCGTATCGTGACATTAAGTTTCTATATGGTTGAAACGTGGGATGGTGAACCCTTTGGCCGCGAAGGGCAACCCATTCGCTGGGTTAGGCAATCCGAATTGGTTGCCGAGGAGTTTCCGCCAGCGAATGCCGCAATCATTGCATTACTCACCCGATAA
- a CDS encoding preprotein translocase subunit SecA, protein MLIKLLTKVFGSRNDRTLRRMRKVVDQISRMEPEIEKLTDAELRAKTDEFRERLAKGAVLETLIPEAFAVVRESSKRVFGMRHFDVQLLGGMVLNERCIAEMRTGEGKTLTATLPAYLNALSGRGVHVVTVNDYLAQRDAENNRPLFEFLGLSVGINLPNMTAPAKRAAYAADITYGTNNEYGFDYLRDNMAFSPEERVQRKLHYALVDEVDSILIDEARTPLIISGPAEDSSEMYIRVNKLIPKLIRQEKEDSDTFQGEGHFSVDEKSRQVHLTERGLILIEQMLVEAGIMEEGESLYSPTNIMLMHHVTAALRAHVLFARDVDYIVKDGEVIIVDEHTGRTMQGRRWSDGLHQAVEAKEGVEIQNENQTLASITFQNYFRLYEKLAGMTGTADTEAFEFSSIYKLDTIVVPTNRPMIRKDLADLVYMTEQEKIGAIIEDIRERTANGQPVLVGTISIEKSEVVSAELTKAGIEHKVLNAKFHAMEAEIVSQAGQPGAVTIATNMAGRGTDIVLGGSWQSEIALLEDPTEDQIAAIKAAWQIRHDAVLASGGLHIIGTERHESRRIDNQLRGRAGRQGDAGSSRFYLSMEDALMRIFASDRVSGMMRKLGMKPGEAIEHPWVTKAIANAQRKVESRNFDIRKQLLEYDDVASDQRRAIYSQRNELLDVSDVSETINSIREDVFKTVIDSYIPTQSLEEMWDVEGLELRLKNDFDLDMPIAQWLQDEPQLHEETLRERILQQAIEVYHRKEEVVGIDMMRNFEKGVMLQTLDSLWKEHLAAMDYLRQGIHLRGYAQKDPKQEYKRESFAMFAAMLESLKYEVISVLSKVQVRMPEEVEALEVQRREEAERLAKQQQLSHQSDNSALMSKDEVNVAASLERKVGRNDPCPCGSGKKYKQCHGSLQ, encoded by the coding sequence ATGCTAATCAAATTATTAACCAAAGTCTTTGGCAGCCGTAACGATCGTACTCTGCGCCGTATGCGCAAAGTGGTTGATCAAATCAGCCGTATGGAACCAGAAATTGAAAAACTGACCGATGCTGAGTTGCGTGCCAAAACAGATGAATTCCGCGAGCGTCTGGCAAAAGGCGCGGTGCTGGAAACCTTGATCCCTGAAGCTTTTGCGGTTGTTCGTGAATCAAGTAAACGCGTGTTTGGTATGCGTCACTTCGACGTGCAGTTGCTCGGCGGTATGGTATTGAATGAGCGTTGCATCGCAGAAATGCGTACCGGTGAAGGTAAAACGCTGACTGCAACGCTGCCAGCTTACCTGAATGCGTTGAGTGGCCGTGGTGTTCACGTGGTTACCGTCAATGACTATTTGGCTCAACGTGACGCCGAAAATAACCGCCCATTGTTCGAGTTCCTCGGTCTAAGCGTCGGTATCAACTTGCCGAATATGACAGCACCAGCCAAGCGTGCCGCTTATGCTGCTGACATCACTTATGGTACTAACAACGAATACGGTTTTGACTATCTGCGCGATAACATGGCTTTCAGCCCGGAAGAGCGTGTGCAGCGTAAATTGCACTATGCGCTGGTGGATGAGGTTGACTCCATCTTGATCGATGAGGCCCGTACCCCGCTGATTATCTCTGGTCCGGCGGAAGACAGTTCCGAGATGTATATTCGGGTTAACAAACTTATTCCAAAACTGATTCGTCAGGAAAAAGAAGACTCGGACACCTTCCAGGGTGAAGGCCACTTCTCGGTCGATGAAAAATCACGTCAGGTTCACTTAACTGAACGTGGCCTGATTCTGATTGAACAAATGTTAGTGGAAGCGGGCATCATGGAAGAAGGCGAGTCGCTGTACTCTCCAACCAACATTATGCTGATGCATCACGTCACGGCCGCGCTGCGCGCCCATGTGCTGTTTGCCCGTGATGTTGACTACATTGTGAAAGATGGTGAAGTTATCATCGTCGACGAACACACCGGCCGTACCATGCAAGGGCGCCGTTGGTCAGATGGCTTGCATCAGGCTGTTGAAGCAAAAGAAGGTGTGGAAATCCAGAACGAAAACCAAACACTGGCTTCCATTACCTTCCAGAACTATTTCCGTCTTTATGAAAAACTGGCCGGGATGACCGGTACGGCGGATACCGAAGCGTTTGAATTTAGCTCAATCTACAAGCTCGATACCATTGTTGTACCCACTAACCGCCCAATGATTCGTAAGGATTTAGCTGATTTGGTCTATATGACTGAACAGGAAAAAATTGGTGCGATTATCGAAGATATCCGTGAGCGTACTGCGAACGGTCAGCCAGTATTGGTTGGTACTATCTCGATTGAGAAATCTGAAGTGGTATCTGCCGAATTGACCAAAGCGGGCATTGAGCACAAAGTTCTGAACGCCAAGTTCCATGCCATGGAAGCAGAGATAGTCTCTCAGGCGGGTCAACCAGGTGCGGTAACTATCGCTACCAACATGGCTGGTCGTGGTACCGATATCGTGTTGGGGGGGAGCTGGCAGAGTGAGATTGCTTTGCTGGAAGATCCGACCGAAGATCAAATTGCCGCCATTAAGGCCGCCTGGCAGATTCGCCATGATGCCGTGCTGGCATCTGGTGGTTTACACATTATTGGTACCGAGCGTCATGAGTCACGCCGTATTGATAACCAGTTACGTGGTCGTGCGGGCCGTCAGGGTGATGCCGGTTCTTCACGCTTCTACTTATCAATGGAAGATGCCTTGATGCGTATTTTTGCCTCTGACCGTGTGTCTGGCATGATGCGTAAATTGGGTATGAAACCGGGCGAAGCCATTGAACATCCATGGGTGACGAAGGCCATTGCTAACGCACAGCGTAAAGTTGAAAGTCGTAACTTCGATATTCGTAAGCAATTGCTTGAATATGATGATGTCGCCAGTGATCAGCGTCGTGCCATCTATAGCCAGCGTAATGAACTGCTGGACGTATCTGATGTTAGCGAAACCATTAACAGCATTCGTGAAGATGTATTCAAAACAGTTATCGACAGCTACATTCCTACCCAGTCACTGGAAGAAATGTGGGATGTTGAAGGCCTTGAACTGCGCCTGAAAAATGATTTCGACTTGGATATGCCAATTGCACAATGGTTGCAAGATGAGCCACAACTGCATGAAGAAACGTTACGTGAGCGTATTCTTCAACAAGCAATTGAGGTGTATCACCGCAAAGAAGAAGTTGTTGGCATCGATATGATGCGTAACTTCGAAAAAGGCGTGATGCTACAAACGCTCGACTCCTTGTGGAAAGAACACTTGGCTGCAATGGATTATCTGCGTCAGGGGATCCATCTACGTGGTTATGCGCAAAAAGATCCTAAACAGGAATATAAGCGTGAATCTTTCGCCATGTTCGCTGCCATGTTGGAATCACTAAAATATGAAGTGATCAGTGTGCTGAGCAAAGTACAAGTGCGGATGCCAGAAGAGGTAGAAGCGCTGGAAGTACAACGTCGTGAAGAAGCCGAGCGTTTGGCGAAACAGCAGCAACTAAGCCATCAGTCTGACAACAGTGCCTTGATGTCAAAGGATGAAGTCAATGTAGCCGCTAGCCTTGAGCGTAAAGTGGGTCGTAATGATCCGTGCCCATGTGGTTCAGGCAAAAAATACAAACAGTGTCACGGCAGCCTACAGTAA
- a CDS encoding secA regulator SecM: MIGILNRWRQFGRRYFWPHLLLGMVAASLGVPSNLSGVPDQTAIPNTSSSQSRQNYGVTNFNSLALLHDMHRRPSFSVDYWQQHALRTVIRHLSFALAPQVAYARVQEVTAVEQAQPSQIQQLALLDTLNALLTHEFKPPAIIRYTEQVKRPVLSLHKPGLWLAQVQGIRAGPPILYLK; this comes from the coding sequence GTGATCGGTATTCTAAATCGTTGGCGACAATTTGGTAGACGTTATTTCTGGCCGCATCTCTTGTTAGGGATGGTAGCGGCGAGTCTTGGCGTGCCATCAAACCTGTCTGGCGTTCCAGATCAAACTGCAATACCGAATACATCATCAAGCCAAAGCCGTCAGAATTACGGTGTGACAAACTTTAACAGTTTGGCATTGTTGCATGATATGCATCGCCGTCCTTCATTCAGCGTAGACTACTGGCAACAGCATGCACTGCGCACGGTTATTCGTCACCTCTCATTTGCGTTGGCACCTCAGGTCGCTTATGCGCGGGTGCAAGAAGTTACAGCAGTCGAGCAAGCTCAGCCATCACAAATTCAGCAGCTTGCACTGTTGGATACCCTCAATGCGCTGTTGACACATGAGTTTAAGCCACCGGCTATCATTCGTTACACCGAGCAAGTTAAGCGGCCTGTTCTTTCGTTACACAAACCTGGACTCTGGCTTGCACAAGTGCAAGGCATCCGTGCCGGGCCTCCTATCCTATACCTTAAATAA
- a CDS encoding DUF721 domain-containing protein: MSMRENRPQLLDVLFDDAIAAENGPLHNVQQRATALLKLNRAVKGLLPSQMQPWCRVANYRQSVLVLETANASWLMRLRYEQPALLSALRAQILPSLSSIDIRINPSLMAKGHNITQDVAKSAQDPEKSPPLRHLSLESAKELRGLASRSPEKLRIILERLAALAGESANATKSDK; the protein is encoded by the coding sequence TTGTCAATGCGTGAAAACCGCCCACAATTATTAGATGTTCTGTTCGATGATGCCATTGCAGCAGAAAACGGACCGCTACATAACGTACAACAACGCGCTACTGCACTGTTAAAACTTAACCGTGCGGTAAAAGGATTGCTCCCTTCACAAATGCAGCCGTGGTGCCGTGTCGCTAACTATCGACAGAGTGTTTTAGTGCTAGAGACTGCGAACGCTAGCTGGTTAATGCGCTTACGTTATGAACAACCCGCTCTGCTCTCTGCACTACGAGCACAAATTCTACCATCATTGTCTTCAATCGACATCAGGATTAATCCGTCGTTAATGGCCAAGGGCCATAACATTACGCAAGATGTGGCAAAATCGGCGCAAGATCCTGAAAAATCGCCGCCATTACGTCATTTAAGTCTGGAAAGTGCTAAGGAATTAAGAGGATTAGCGAGCCGTAGCCCTGAAAAACTTAGGATAATATTGGAACGATTGGCTGCGTTGGCCGGAGAGAGTGCCAACGCAACCAAAAGTGATAAGTAG
- the lpxC gene encoding UDP-3-O-acyl-N-acetylglucosamine deacetylase (zinc-dependent; catalyzes the deacetylation of UDP-(3-O-acyl)-N-acetylglucosamine to UDP-3-O-(3-hydroxytetradecanoyl)-glucosamine in the second step of lipid A biosynthesis): MIKQRTLKRIVQATGVGLHTGKKVTLTMRPAPANTGVIYRRTDLNPPVDFPADAKSVRDTMLCTCLVNEHDVRISTVEHLNAALAGLGIDNIIIEVNAPEVPIMDGSASPFVYLLLDAGIEELNSAKKFLRLKETVRVEDGDKWAELSPFNGFRLDFTIDFNHPAIDSSTQRYRLDFSADSFVRQISRARTFGFMRDIEYLQSRGLCLGGSFDCAIVVDDYRVLNEDGLRFEDEFVRHKMLDAIGDLFMCGHNIIGAFTAFKSGHALNNKLLQAVLAKQEAWEFVTFQDEAEMPLAFKAPSTVLAY; this comes from the coding sequence ATGATCAAACAAAGGACTTTAAAACGTATTGTTCAGGCGACTGGCGTCGGTTTGCACACCGGTAAGAAAGTCACGCTGACAATGCGACCCGCGCCGGCTAATACCGGGGTCATCTATCGTCGCACTGACTTGAATCCACCGGTTGATTTTCCGGCAGATGCAAAATCCGTGCGTGATACCATGCTCTGTACTTGCCTGGTCAATGAGCATGACGTGCGTATTTCTACTGTTGAGCATCTCAACGCTGCTTTGGCAGGGTTAGGGATTGATAACATTATTATTGAAGTTAACGCTCCCGAAGTGCCGATTATGGACGGTAGTGCCAGTCCATTCGTGTACTTGCTGCTGGATGCCGGTATCGAAGAGTTAAACTCTGCGAAGAAATTCCTGCGTCTGAAAGAGACTGTGCGGGTTGAAGACGGTGATAAATGGGCTGAATTGTCTCCATTCAATGGATTCCGTTTAGATTTTACCATTGATTTTAATCACCCGGCGATTGACTCAAGTACTCAGCGTTACCGTCTGGATTTCTCGGCCGATTCATTCGTCCGTCAAATCAGTCGTGCGCGTACTTTTGGTTTCATGCGTGATATCGAATATTTACAGTCCCGTGGTTTGTGCCTGGGCGGTAGTTTCGATTGTGCCATTGTGGTAGATGATTACCGCGTGCTTAATGAAGATGGCTTACGCTTTGAAGATGAGTTTGTTCGTCACAAAATGCTGGACGCGATTGGCGACCTGTTTATGTGTGGCCACAATATTATTGGCGCATTTACTGCGTTCAAATCGGGTCACGCCTTAAATAACAAGTTGTTGCAGGCTGTTTTAGCTAAGCAAGAAGCTTGGGAATTTGTGACGTTCCAAGACGAAGCCGAAATGCCACTGGCATTTAAAGCTCCGTCTACAGTATTAGCTTACTAA
- the ftsZ gene encoding cell division protein FtsZ: protein MFEPMELTNDAVIKVIGVGGGGGNAVEHMVRERIEGVEFFAVNTDAQALRKTAVGQTIQIGSGITKGLGAGANPEVGRNSAEEDREALRAALEGADMVFIAAGMGGGTGTGAAPVVAEVAKELGILTVAVVTKPFNFEGKKRMAFAEQGIAELSKHVDSLITIPNDKLLKVLGRGISLLDAFGAANDVLKGAVQGIAELITRPGLMNVDFADVRTVMSEMGYAMMGSGVACGEDRAEEAAEMAISSPLLEDIDLSGARGVLVNITAGFDLRLDEFETVGNTIRAFASDNATVVIGTSLDPEMNDELRVTVVATGIGMDKRPEITLVTNKQTQPVMDHRYQQHGMSPLPQEVKPAAKVVNDPTAQTNKEPDYLDIPAFLRKQAD, encoded by the coding sequence ATGTTTGAACCTATGGAACTAACCAATGACGCGGTGATTAAAGTCATCGGCGTCGGTGGTGGCGGTGGTAATGCCGTCGAACACATGGTGCGCGAGCGCATCGAAGGTGTTGAATTCTTCGCCGTTAATACAGACGCTCAGGCGCTACGTAAGACGGCTGTTGGCCAAACCATCCAAATTGGTAGCGGTATTACCAAAGGGTTGGGTGCTGGCGCGAACCCAGAAGTGGGTCGTAATTCAGCCGAAGAAGACCGTGAAGCTCTGCGTGCAGCTCTTGAAGGCGCGGACATGGTCTTTATCGCCGCAGGTATGGGTGGTGGTACCGGTACTGGTGCTGCTCCTGTTGTTGCCGAAGTGGCAAAAGAACTGGGTATTCTGACAGTCGCCGTGGTTACCAAGCCTTTCAACTTCGAAGGCAAGAAACGCATGGCATTTGCTGAGCAGGGTATTGCTGAGTTGTCCAAGCATGTGGACTCACTGATCACTATCCCGAATGACAAATTATTGAAAGTTCTGGGGCGTGGCATCTCTTTACTGGATGCATTCGGTGCAGCGAACGACGTATTAAAAGGTGCTGTTCAGGGGATCGCCGAATTGATTACCCGCCCAGGCCTGATGAACGTTGACTTTGCCGACGTGCGCACAGTGATGTCCGAAATGGGTTATGCCATGATGGGCTCCGGTGTGGCTTGTGGTGAAGATCGTGCAGAAGAAGCAGCAGAAATGGCTATCTCCAGCCCGTTGTTGGAAGATATCGACCTGTCTGGTGCTCGTGGTGTGTTGGTTAACATCACTGCTGGTTTCGATTTACGTTTGGATGAGTTCGAAACTGTGGGTAATACTATCCGTGCATTCGCGTCCGACAATGCCACCGTTGTTATCGGTACATCGTTAGACCCGGAAATGAACGACGAACTGCGCGTAACTGTTGTTGCGACCGGTATCGGCATGGATAAACGCCCAGAAATTACGCTGGTTACCAACAAGCAGACTCAGCCTGTGATGGACCATCGTTACCAGCAGCATGGCATGTCACCTTTACCTCAGGAAGTTAAACCTGCGGCTAAAGTGGTCAATGACCCGACTGCTCAAACCAATAAAGAGCCCGATTATTTGGATATCCCGGCATTTTTGCGTAAGCAAGCCGATTAA
- a CDS encoding cell division protein FtsA, with protein sequence MIKSTDRKLVVGLEIGTAKVSALVGEVLPDGMVNIIGVGSCPSRGMDKGGVNDLESVVKCVQRAIDQAELMADCQISSVYLALSGKHISCQNEIGMVPISEEEVTQEDVENVVHTAKSVRVRDEHRILHVIPQEYAIDYQEGIKNPVGLSGVRMQAKVHLITCHNDMAKNIVKAVERCGLKVDQLIFAGLAASYAVLTEDERELGVCVVDIGGGTMDMAVYTGGALRHTKVIPYAGNVVTSDIAYAFGTPPTDAEAIKVRHGCALGSIVSKDESVEVPSVGGRPPRSLQRQTLAEVIEPRYTELLNLVNDEILQLQEQLRQQGVKHHLAAGIVLTGGAAQIDGLAECAQRVFHAQVRIGQPLNITGLTDYAQEPYYSTAVGLLHYGKESHLSGESEVEKRASVGNWFKRINSWLRKEF encoded by the coding sequence ATGATCAAGTCGACGGACAGAAAACTGGTAGTAGGTCTTGAGATCGGCACGGCAAAGGTCTCCGCATTGGTAGGGGAAGTTCTGCCCGATGGCATGGTCAATATTATTGGGGTCGGCAGTTGCCCATCCCGTGGCATGGATAAGGGTGGGGTTAATGATCTTGAATCGGTAGTGAAATGCGTGCAGCGCGCTATCGATCAGGCTGAGTTAATGGCGGATTGCCAAATTTCATCTGTTTATTTGGCGTTATCGGGTAAACATATCAGTTGCCAGAATGAAATAGGGATGGTTCCTATTTCAGAAGAAGAAGTAACTCAGGAAGATGTAGAGAACGTAGTGCATACCGCGAAGTCGGTGCGTGTGCGTGATGAGCATCGTATCCTGCACGTTATTCCACAGGAATATGCCATCGATTATCAGGAAGGCATCAAAAATCCTGTTGGTCTGTCTGGCGTGCGGATGCAGGCTAAAGTGCACCTGATTACCTGCCATAACGATATGGCGAAGAATATTGTTAAAGCGGTGGAACGTTGTGGTCTGAAAGTGGACCAACTGATTTTCGCCGGTTTGGCAGCAAGTTATGCAGTATTGACTGAAGATGAGCGTGAGCTGGGGGTCTGTGTCGTTGATATCGGCGGTGGCACCATGGATATGGCGGTTTATACCGGTGGCGCTTTACGGCACACCAAAGTTATCCCTTACGCCGGGAACGTGGTCACCAGCGACATAGCTTATGCTTTTGGTACGCCGCCTACAGATGCGGAAGCGATTAAAGTTCGGCACGGCTGTGCGCTCGGGTCGATAGTCAGCAAGGACGAAAGTGTAGAAGTGCCAAGTGTTGGCGGACGCCCTCCCCGTAGTCTGCAAAGACAGACACTCGCTGAGGTTATAGAACCACGCTACACCGAGTTGCTGAATTTAGTTAATGACGAGATTTTACAATTGCAGGAGCAGTTGCGTCAGCAAGGCGTGAAGCATCATCTGGCAGCCGGTATCGTGCTGACTGGCGGTGCTGCACAAATTGATGGGCTGGCTGAATGCGCACAACGGGTGTTCCATGCCCAGGTTCGTATCGGTCAACCGCTCAATATCACCGGGCTGACGGATTATGCACAGGAACCTTATTACTCCACTGCTGTTGGGTTATTGCATTACGGTAAAGAATCTCATCTCAGTGGTGAGTCAGAAGTAGAAAAACGTGCCTCAGTGGGCAATTGGTTTAAACGTATCAATAGCTGGCTGAGAAAAGAGTTTTAA
- a CDS encoding cell division protein FtsQ, producing MSQAALNARERAAENSVARRSNGGQLAGLIFLLMVLGTMLWGGWVVVGWMKDASRLPLSKLVVTGERHYTTNDDIRQAILALGAPGTFMTQDVNIIQQQIERLPWIQQASVRKQWPDELKIHLVEYVPFARWNDLHMVDEQGRSFSVPSERVGTQKLPLLYGPEGSEQDVLEGYRAINKVLAANKYQLKMVAMSARHSWQLALDNDVRLELGRDDRMGRLQRFIELYPMLQQQPDKRVSYVDLRYETGAAIGWAPVFIGSQGGEPPINGQQNSNPQQNQAQAKQQ from the coding sequence ATGTCGCAAGCTGCCCTGAATGCGCGTGAACGTGCGGCTGAAAACAGCGTGGCCCGACGCAGTAACGGAGGCCAACTAGCAGGTCTGATTTTCCTGCTAATGGTTCTGGGTACCATGCTCTGGGGTGGGTGGGTCGTAGTGGGGTGGATGAAAGATGCCAGCCGACTGCCACTGTCAAAACTGGTGGTGACCGGTGAGCGCCATTACACCACCAATGATGATATTCGCCAGGCAATTCTGGCATTAGGCGCACCGGGTACCTTTATGACGCAGGATGTGAACATCATCCAGCAGCAGATTGAAAGGTTGCCTTGGATTCAGCAGGCCAGTGTGCGTAAACAGTGGCCGGATGAGCTGAAAATCCATCTGGTGGAGTATGTGCCTTTTGCTCGCTGGAATGATTTGCATATGGTTGATGAGCAAGGGCGGTCATTTAGTGTGCCGTCCGAGCGGGTCGGCACACAGAAATTGCCATTACTGTATGGTCCGGAAGGCAGTGAACAGGATGTCCTGGAAGGCTACCGGGCAATAAATAAGGTGTTAGCGGCCAATAAATATCAGCTAAAGATGGTGGCGATGAGCGCCAGGCATTCTTGGCAGTTGGCCTTAGATAATGATGTTCGGCTGGAGCTGGGACGGGATGACCGGATGGGGCGTTTGCAACGTTTCATCGAGTTATATCCGATGTTGCAACAGCAGCCAGATAAACGAGTCAGTTATGTTGATTTGCGATATGAGACAGGGGCTGCAATAGGTTGGGCTCCGGTATTTATCGGCAGTCAGGGTGGTGAGCCACCAATAAATGGCCAGCAGAACAGTAATCCGCAACAGAATCAGGCACAGGCAAAACAACAATGA
- the ddl gene encoding D-alanine--D-alanine ligase (D-alanine--D-alanine ligase; DdlA; DdlB; cytoplasmic; catalyzes the formation of D-alanyl-D-alanine from two D-alanines in peptidoglycan synthesis; there are two forms of this enzyme in Escherichia coli), whose product MAEKVAVLLGGTSAEREVSLLSGQAVLAGLREAGIDAHGIDTRDFPVTQLKEQGFDKVFIALHGRGGEDGTLQGVLEFLQLPYTGSGVMASALTMDKLRTKLVWQASGLPISPYVALNHQQFETLSSEELAAGVAKLGLPLIVKPSHEGSSVGMSKVDHVDQLQSALVEAFRHDSDVLIEQWLSGPEYTVAILGDDVLPSIRIQAPGVFYDYEAKYLSDETQYFCPSGLSNELEQQLATLALQAYQALGCSGWGRVDVMQDSDGSFYLLEVNTSPGMTSHSLVPMAARQSGLSFSQLVARILMLAD is encoded by the coding sequence ATGGCTGAGAAAGTCGCGGTACTGCTGGGTGGTACCTCCGCTGAACGTGAAGTGTCATTGCTATCAGGTCAGGCGGTATTAGCGGGCTTGAGAGAAGCAGGTATCGATGCCCATGGGATTGATACCCGAGACTTCCCAGTGACTCAGCTTAAAGAACAGGGCTTCGATAAGGTCTTTATCGCTTTACATGGCCGTGGTGGTGAAGATGGCACCTTGCAAGGGGTACTGGAATTCCTGCAACTGCCTTATACCGGCAGTGGCGTGATGGCGTCAGCCCTGACGATGGACAAATTACGCACCAAATTGGTGTGGCAGGCTTCAGGTCTGCCGATTTCGCCTTATGTCGCGTTGAATCATCAACAGTTTGAAACACTTTCGTCAGAGGAATTAGCGGCGGGTGTCGCTAAGCTTGGCCTGCCATTAATTGTTAAGCCAAGCCACGAAGGCTCCAGTGTTGGCATGAGTAAGGTTGATCACGTCGATCAATTGCAGAGTGCCTTGGTTGAAGCTTTCCGTCACGACAGTGATGTGCTGATAGAGCAATGGTTGAGTGGCCCGGAATACACCGTCGCGATCCTCGGTGATGATGTTTTACCATCAATCCGTATTCAGGCCCCCGGCGTGTTCTATGATTATGAAGCCAAGTATCTGTCTGACGAAACACAATATTTTTGCCCAAGCGGTTTGAGCAATGAGTTGGAGCAACAATTGGCGACGCTGGCATTGCAGGCTTATCAGGCGCTGGGTTGCAGCGGTTGGGGCCGGGTAGATGTCATGCAAGACAGTGACGGCAGTTTTTACCTGCTTGAAGTGAACACTTCACCGGGTATGACTAGCCACAGTTTAGTGCCGATGGCAGCCCGCCAGTCAGGGTTGAGTTTCTCCCAACTGGTCGCTCGAATTTTGATGTTGGCTGACTGA